In Paraburkholderia bryophila, a single genomic region encodes these proteins:
- the pstS gene encoding phosphate ABC transporter substrate-binding protein PstS, with protein sequence MKLMHTVFAGVAGALFAIAAQAADITGAGSTFAAPIYTKWADAYQKTGGGKVNYQGIGSSGGIKQIEAKTVDFAGSDAPLKDDELAKAGLFQFPTVVGGVVPAINVPGVKAGELTLSGEVLGDIYLGKIKKWNDPAIAALNPKIKLPDTDIAVVRRADGSGTTFIWTNYLSKVNADWKSKVGEGATVSWPTGTGGKGNDGVAAFVQRLPGAIGYVEWAYAKQNHMTYVAMKNSTGAVVEPKTETFKAAAAGADWSKSFYQILTNEPGKDAWPIVGATFVLLHTAQEKPAQGTETLKFFDWAFKNGTQAANDLDYISLPDSVTAEIRSQWKSKVKDASGKAIAE encoded by the coding sequence ATGAAATTGATGCACACCGTGTTCGCTGGCGTCGCTGGCGCGCTTTTCGCGATCGCAGCGCAAGCCGCAGACATCACCGGCGCGGGCAGCACCTTCGCAGCACCGATTTACACGAAGTGGGCTGACGCCTATCAGAAAACTGGCGGCGGCAAGGTCAACTACCAGGGCATCGGTTCGTCGGGCGGTATCAAGCAGATCGAAGCGAAGACGGTCGATTTCGCCGGCTCGGACGCTCCGCTGAAGGACGACGAACTCGCGAAGGCAGGCCTGTTCCAGTTCCCGACGGTGGTTGGCGGCGTGGTGCCGGCGATCAACGTGCCGGGCGTGAAGGCCGGTGAATTGACGCTGTCGGGCGAAGTGCTCGGCGACATCTACCTGGGCAAGATCAAGAAGTGGAATGACCCGGCGATCGCCGCGTTGAACCCGAAGATCAAGCTGCCGGATACGGACATCGCCGTGGTTCGCCGCGCCGACGGTTCGGGCACCACGTTCATCTGGACGAACTACCTGTCGAAGGTCAACGCGGACTGGAAGTCGAAGGTCGGTGAAGGCGCAACGGTCAGCTGGCCGACGGGTACGGGCGGCAAGGGCAACGACGGCGTCGCAGCTTTCGTGCAACGTCTGCCGGGCGCAATCGGCTATGTGGAATGGGCGTACGCCAAGCAGAACCACATGACGTACGTGGCGATGAAGAATTCGACGGGCGCAGTGGTCGAGCCGAAGACGGAAACGTTCAAGGCAGCGGCAGCCGGTGCTGACTGGTCGAAGTCGTTCTACCAGATCCTGACGAACGAGCCGGGCAAGGACGCATGGCCGATCGTCGGCGCAACGTTCGTGCTGCTGCACACGGCGCAGGAAAAGCCGGCGCAAGGTACGGAAACGCTGAAGTTCTTCGACTGGGCGTTCAAGAACGGCACCCAGGCTGCAAACGATCTGGACTACATCTCGCTGCCGGATTCGGTGACGGCTGAAATCCGTTCGCAATGGAAGTCGAAGGTGAAAGACGCTTCGGGCAAGGCAATCGCCGAGTAA
- the pstC gene encoding phosphate ABC transporter permease PstC, with translation MSDIQLASGASRSTPPGSASQQKAPSRAGDVIFGGLARLAAIITLLLLGGIIVSLIVASMPSIKQFGLSFLWTADWDPPSKQFGALVPIYGTIATSLIALIIAVPVSFGIALFLTELAPAWLRRPLGIAIELLAAIPSIVYGMWGLLVFAPIFAEWFEKPLGTVLGGIPFVGALFQGAPIGIGILCAGVILAIMIIPYIASVMRDVFEVTPVLLKESAYGIGCTTWEVMWKIVLPFTKSGVIGGVMLGLGRALGETMAVTFVIGNTNLLDNVSLFSPGNSITSALANEFAEADPGLHTSALMELGLILFVITFIVLAISKFMLLRLEKGEGAK, from the coding sequence ATGTCCGATATCCAATTAGCGTCTGGCGCCTCGCGCTCGACCCCGCCCGGCAGCGCCTCGCAGCAGAAAGCGCCCAGCCGTGCCGGCGACGTGATCTTCGGCGGCCTCGCGCGCCTCGCCGCCATCATCACGCTATTGCTGCTCGGCGGCATCATCGTCTCGCTGATCGTCGCGTCCATGCCGTCGATCAAGCAATTCGGTCTCAGCTTCCTGTGGACCGCGGACTGGGATCCACCCAGCAAGCAGTTCGGCGCACTGGTGCCGATCTACGGCACGATTGCCACGTCCCTCATTGCTCTCATCATCGCGGTGCCCGTCAGCTTCGGCATCGCGCTCTTTCTGACCGAACTCGCGCCGGCCTGGCTGCGTCGTCCGCTCGGTATCGCGATCGAACTGCTCGCCGCGATTCCGTCGATCGTGTACGGCATGTGGGGTCTGCTGGTGTTCGCGCCGATCTTCGCGGAGTGGTTCGAAAAGCCGCTCGGCACCGTGCTCGGCGGCATTCCGTTCGTGGGCGCGCTGTTTCAGGGCGCACCGATCGGGATCGGCATTCTGTGCGCGGGCGTGATTCTCGCAATCATGATCATTCCGTACATCGCGTCGGTCATGCGCGACGTGTTCGAAGTCACGCCGGTGCTGCTGAAGGAATCGGCGTACGGCATCGGCTGCACGACGTGGGAAGTGATGTGGAAGATCGTGCTGCCCTTCACCAAGAGCGGCGTGATCGGCGGCGTGATGCTCGGCCTCGGCCGTGCGCTCGGCGAGACGATGGCGGTCACGTTCGTGATCGGCAATACCAATCTACTCGATAACGTCTCGCTGTTTTCGCCGGGTAACAGCATCACGTCGGCGCTCGCCAACGAATTCGCGGAAGCGGATCCGGGCCTGCATACGTCGGCGCTGATGGAGCTCGGCCTGATTCTGTTCGTGATTACTTTCATCGTGCTGGCCATCTCCAAGTTCATGCTGCTTCGCCTCGAAAAAGGGGAGGGCGCGAAATGA